A portion of the Blattabacterium clevelandi genome contains these proteins:
- the mnmA gene encoding tRNA 2-thiouridine(34) synthase MnmA, translating to MKRVVVGLSGGVDSSVAALLLKKKGYEVIGLFMNNWDNSSINSNQCFWEEDSIYAMLVSQKLKIPFQVVEMKKEYKKYIINYMFHGYKYGTTPNPDILCNREIKFNIFLKKAMDLGADFIATGHYVNKKIIIKNNKIIYRLLIGKDSNKDQSYFLCQLTQYQLEKSLFPLGSFTKNQVRKIAEKNKLCNASKKDSQGLCFVGKINLSKFLQQKILPKKGEIININSRSSIYNKKNRFFFSKKEELFFLSRKRKYKKSDGKLIGYHQGAPFFTKGQRKGLSLGGYKKALFVIEKDIKKNIVYTGMGNNHPGLYKKSLFIKEKDIHWIRDDLSILDENKMEVFCRIRYRQPLQKAFLYKIKKGMFIEFEKMQCAINEGQFAAWYIDKELIGSGVIS from the coding sequence ATGAAAAGAGTAGTAGTAGGTCTTTCAGGAGGTGTGGATTCTAGTGTTGCAGCTTTACTTCTTAAAAAAAAAGGTTATGAAGTAATTGGTCTATTTATGAATAATTGGGATAATTCTAGTATCAATTCCAATCAATGTTTTTGGGAAGAAGATAGTATTTATGCTATGTTAGTTTCTCAAAAATTAAAAATACCTTTCCAAGTAGTGGAAATGAAAAAAGAATACAAAAAATACATTATAAATTATATGTTTCATGGATATAAATATGGAACTACTCCTAATCCAGATATATTATGTAATCGAGAAATAAAATTTAATATTTTTTTAAAAAAAGCCATGGATTTAGGAGCAGATTTTATTGCTACAGGTCATTATGTTAATAAAAAAATAATTATAAAAAATAATAAAATTATCTATCGTCTTTTGATTGGAAAAGATTCTAATAAAGATCAATCATATTTCTTATGTCAATTAACGCAATATCAATTAGAAAAATCTCTATTTCCATTAGGTTCATTTACAAAAAATCAAGTACGAAAAATAGCAGAAAAAAATAAATTGTGTAATGCATCTAAAAAAGATTCTCAAGGATTATGTTTTGTTGGAAAAATTAATTTATCCAAATTTCTTCAACAAAAAATACTTCCTAAAAAAGGAGAAATCATTAATATTAATTCAAGATCCTCAATATATAATAAAAAAAATAGATTTTTTTTTTCAAAAAAAGAAGAATTATTTTTTTTATCTAGAAAAAGAAAATATAAAAAATCAGATGGTAAATTAATTGGATATCATCAAGGAGCACCCTTTTTTACAAAAGGACAACGTAAAGGTCTTTCTTTAGGAGGATATAAAAAAGCACTTTTTGTTATTGAAAAAGATATTAAAAAAAATATTGTTTATACAGGAATGGGAAACAATCATCCTGGTCTATATAAAAAATCTTTATTTATTAAAGAAAAAGATATTCATTGGATCAGAGATGATCTTTCCATTTTAGATGAAAATAAAATGGAGGTTTTTTGTAGAATTCGTTATAGACAACCATTGCAAAAAGCATTTTTATACAAAATAAAAAAAGGAATGTTTATAGAGTTTGAAAAAATGCAATGTGCTATAAACGAAGGACAATTTGCAGCTTGGTATATTGATAAAGAATTAATAGGATCCGGAGTCATTTCATGA
- the dnaJ gene encoding molecular chaperone DnaJ, protein MMKKDYYEVLNISRNASSEEIKKAYRKLAIKYHPDKNPDNKKNAEEKFKEAAEAYEILSNPEKKQRYDKFGHSGVKGSSSSGSGMNMEDIFTNFGDIFADAFGEGFSSFGFGKSTRHQTIKGSDLRIRVKLTLEEIANGIEKKVKVRRMKVAKGVHFKNCSPCNGTGQITRIANTILGRMQTTSQCNICSGTGKNIEKIPYGANKHGLIKEEELVNIQIPAGLTEGIQLKVSEKGNEAPFNGIPGDLIVLIEEISHPKLKREGNNLHYDLYISFTDAILGASKEVPTINGKARIKIDPGTQSGKTLRLKNKGLPNIEGYGYGSLFIHVNVWTPKKINEEQRNFFEKMRKNENFLPHPGNSEKSFFDRVREMFS, encoded by the coding sequence ATAATGAAAAAAGATTATTACGAAGTATTAAATATTTCTAGAAATGCTTCTTCAGAAGAAATTAAAAAAGCTTATCGAAAATTAGCAATTAAATATCATCCAGATAAAAATCCGGATAATAAAAAAAATGCAGAAGAAAAATTTAAAGAAGCTGCGGAAGCTTATGAAATATTAAGCAATCCAGAAAAAAAACAACGTTATGATAAATTTGGACATTCCGGTGTAAAAGGGAGTAGCTCTAGTGGATCAGGAATGAATATGGAAGATATTTTTACAAATTTTGGAGATATTTTTGCGGATGCATTTGGTGAAGGATTTTCTAGTTTTGGATTTGGAAAATCTACAAGACACCAAACTATTAAGGGAAGTGATCTTAGAATTAGAGTCAAACTTACATTAGAAGAAATAGCTAATGGAATAGAAAAAAAAGTAAAAGTAAGAAGAATGAAAGTCGCTAAAGGAGTACATTTTAAAAATTGTTCTCCTTGTAATGGGACAGGTCAAATAACACGTATAGCTAATACTATTTTAGGAAGAATGCAAACAACATCTCAATGTAACATATGTTCTGGAACTGGAAAAAATATTGAAAAAATTCCATATGGTGCAAATAAACATGGATTGATTAAAGAAGAAGAATTAGTTAATATACAAATACCAGCAGGACTTACAGAAGGTATTCAACTAAAAGTATCTGAAAAAGGGAATGAAGCTCCATTTAACGGAATTCCCGGAGATTTGATAGTATTGATTGAAGAAATATCTCATCCTAAATTAAAAAGAGAGGGGAATAATCTTCATTATGATTTATACATATCATTTACAGATGCTATATTAGGAGCTTCAAAAGAAGTTCCTACTATTAATGGAAAGGCTCGTATTAAAATAGATCCTGGAACACAATCAGGAAAAACTCTGAGATTAAAAAATAAGGGGTTACCTAATATTGAAGGATATGGATATGGAAGTCTTTTCATTCATGTAAATGTTTGGACACCTAAAAAAATTAATGAAGAACAAAGAAATTTTTTCGAAAAAATGAGAAAAAATGAAAATTTTCTTCCTCATCCTGGAAATTCAGAAAAATCTTTTTTTGATCGTGTTAGAGAAATGTTTTCATAA
- a CDS encoding nucleotide exchange factor GrpE, producing the protein MNMNQKKFEKKDKIPSTNDLYKKEKMDENSLKEKMDENSLKEKMDENSLKEKMDENSLKEKMDENPLKEKMDENPLKEIEILKKKLEKEKDKFLRIFAEFENYKKRIKKESLDLFRTIHQQIIIDLIPILDDFERGLKELKKSKDELIIQGISLIQGKFIKILKEKGLNKIQIKKGDDFNTDFHEAITQIPVLTENLKGKVIEIIESGYILQEKVIRHAKVITGK; encoded by the coding sequence ATGAATATGAATCAAAAAAAATTTGAAAAAAAGGATAAAATTCCATCTACGAATGATCTATATAAAAAGGAAAAAATGGATGAAAATTCATTAAAGGAAAAAATGGATGAAAATTCATTAAAGGAAAAAATGGATGAAAATTCATTAAAGGAAAAAATGGATGAAAATTCATTAAAGGAAAAAATGGACGAAAATCCATTAAAAGAAAAAATGGACGAAAATCCATTAAAGGAAATAGAAATTTTAAAAAAAAAATTAGAAAAAGAAAAAGATAAATTTTTACGTATTTTTGCAGAATTTGAAAATTATAAAAAACGTATTAAAAAAGAAAGTTTAGATCTATTTAGAACTATTCATCAACAAATTATTATAGATTTAATTCCAATTTTAGATGATTTTGAACGAGGTCTTAAAGAACTTAAAAAGTCAAAAGATGAACTTATAATTCAAGGAATTTCTTTAATACAGGGGAAATTTATTAAAATTTTAAAAGAAAAAGGATTGAATAAAATTCAAATCAAAAAAGGAGATGATTTTAATACAGATTTTCATGAAGCAATTACACAAATACCAGTTTTAACAGAAAATTTAAAAGGAAAAGTAATAGAAATTATAGAATCTGGATATATCCTTCAGGAAAAAGTCATACGACATGCTAAAGTCATTACCGGTAAATAA
- the trpS gene encoding tryptophan--tRNA ligase, with the protein MNKNMLTGIQSTGIPHLGNILGVIIPSINIANNSKYSSYIFVADLHSLIEIKNLETIRHNTYQITAAWLAFGLNTEKSILYRQSDVSEVTELAWYLNCFFPYQRLTLAHSFKKKMKNNEKINVGVFSYPILMAADILLYNAKIIPVGKDQLQHVEIARYIANRFNKRIGEKIFVLPEAFLKKETMSIPGTDGKKMSKSKMNWIDIFSSDEILKKQIMSIHTDNKSLNEKKNPDKNSIMYLYKLLAPIDRVEEMRKKYIKGGYGYLEAKIALYECIIKKFSVERKNFFSLIKKKYLLDRILDSGAKKAKNIAFERLNNIRKTLKFNPS; encoded by the coding sequence ATGAATAAAAATATGTTAACAGGAATTCAAAGCACTGGAATTCCTCATTTAGGAAATATTTTAGGAGTTATCATTCCATCTATAAATATAGCTAATAATTCCAAATATTCTTCGTACATATTTGTAGCAGATTTACATTCACTGATAGAAATAAAAAATCTAGAAACTATCCGTCATAATACCTATCAAATTACGGCAGCATGGTTAGCTTTTGGATTAAATACAGAAAAAAGTATACTTTATAGACAATCAGACGTTTCAGAAGTTACTGAACTTGCTTGGTATTTAAATTGTTTTTTTCCCTATCAAAGACTTACATTAGCTCATTCATTTAAAAAAAAAATGAAAAATAATGAAAAAATTAATGTAGGAGTATTTTCTTATCCTATTTTAATGGCAGCTGATATATTACTCTATAATGCAAAAATAATTCCTGTAGGAAAAGATCAACTACAACATGTAGAAATAGCACGTTACATAGCTAATCGTTTTAATAAAAGAATAGGGGAAAAAATATTTGTATTACCTGAAGCATTTCTTAAAAAAGAAACTATGTCTATTCCTGGTACAGATGGAAAAAAAATGAGTAAATCAAAAATGAATTGGATTGATATATTTTCTTCAGACGAAATTTTAAAAAAACAAATTATGAGTATTCATACAGATAATAAGTCTTTAAACGAAAAAAAAAATCCAGATAAAAATTCTATAATGTATTTGTATAAATTACTAGCTCCTATAGATAGAGTAGAAGAAATGAGAAAAAAATATATAAAGGGGGGATATGGATATTTAGAGGCTAAAATAGCTTTATATGAATGTATAATAAAAAAATTTTCAGTTGAAAGAAAAAATTTTTTTTCTTTAATAAAAAAGAAATATTTATTAGATCGTATCCTTGATTCAGGTGCTAAAAAAGCCAAAAATATTGCTTTTGAAAGATTGAATAATATTCGAAAAACCTTGAAATTTAATCCTTCATGA